In one Pygocentrus nattereri isolate fPygNat1 chromosome 21, fPygNat1.pri, whole genome shotgun sequence genomic region, the following are encoded:
- the fam83e gene encoding protein FAM83C produces the protein MNTSQHQSLDENVVFSPVLESDPEFLHSEAERCAVEQLLTAGPGAFYPKLCKERLTHFLSPEEVNHVSSWVEDYHISEVPLDDGNFEGESGTGTQRYSVQYFPIHSDIPAPCLELGWPEKERWEGVDQAEVYINPPVEQMPHIREVVRRLLQGATTLIAIVTDRVTDRAVIADLHCAASRGVPVYIILNRRSLQENFNPNRFKHPNIRVRTVGGKTFFSRDGKMVVGELKENFILVDLQTVVLGSYSLTWTDAHLHRQLITVMSGPVVESFDREFRVLYAASLPISDQWKSYSPVEFSSADEPHTLYQPQHFEPYKRRPALIEKSYSPPPPPTDCPLNWEALGVVQWNEGIPDGLDSLLGVCGMPLQCHSAGLNGQSETAGARRGAGIESGWESQVEDKLYSSVKVEPRHAADHQTTLGFTRKPDQVPYRRLSLALETEREAWDGMLRLQEHRRNMKPRDESETFSHAHRRDYPPRVDRSMEENMIPEEVPPESAAKDKRPIILRVPQTESFSSLSDILRRINAQKSGKEQQKRVAKTTISKSMLDLSAADTAQNTSWYESFPLTPALALMKKRNDEIKSGLLRPPRTFLPLSRPRSSSFALQRERWRPLFREQRSDEDM, from the exons ATGAACACCTCGCAGCATCAGAGCCTGGACGAGAACGTGGTCTTTTCTCCAGTGCTTGAGTCCGACCCAGAGTTCCTTCACTCCGAAGCTGAGAGATGCGCTGTGGAGCAGCTGCTGACCGCTGGTCCTGGAGCTTTCTATCCCAAACTTTGCAAGGAGAGACTAACACACTTCCTCTCACCAGAGGAGGTGAATCATGTGTCCAGCTGGGTTGAGGATTACCACATTAGTGAGGTCCCTCTGGACGATGGAAACTTTGAAGGAGAAAGTGGCACTGGGACTCAGAGATACTCCGTTCAGTACTTTCCCATTCATTCGGATATCCCGGCCCCATGCCTAGAGTTAGGATGGCCGGAGAAGGAAAGGTGGGAAGGTGTGGACCAGGCTGAGGTCTACATCAATCCTCCAGTGGAGCAGATGCCCCACATTCGGGAGGTGGTGAGGAGGCTGCTACAGGGAGCGACCACG CTAATTGCTATAGTGACAGACAGAGTGACGGACAGGGCAGTGATTGCGGATCTTCACTGTGCTGCATCGCGGGGCGTTCCGGTGTACATCATCCTGAACCGAAGATCCCTTCAGGAGAACTTCAACCCAAACAGATTCAAACACCCG AACATAAGAGTTCGGACTGTGGGGGGGAAGACGTTCTTCTCTCGGGATGGGAAGATGGTGGTAGGAGAGCTGAAGGAGAACTTTATCCTGGTGGATCTGCAGACAGTGGTTCTGGGAAGCTACAG TCTCACCTGGACTGATGCCCATTTGCACCGGCAGCTCATCACAGTCATGAGCGGTCCAGTGGTTGAGTCTTTTGATCGTGAGTTCCGGGTCCTTTATGCAGCCTCGTTGCCCATTTCAGATCAGTGGAAGTCCTACAGTCCTGTGGAGTTCTCCAGTGCAGATGAACCTCACACTCTTTACCAGCCACAGCACTTTGAACCATACAAGCGCAGACCAGCACTTATAGAGAAATCTTACagccccccaccacccccaacTGATTGCCCTTTGAACTGGGAAGCTCTGGGGGTCGTCCAGTGGAATGAAGGTATCCCAGATGGTCTAGATAGTTTGCTGGGGGTTTGTGGGATGCCGCTCCAGTGCCACAGTGCAGGATTAAATGGGCAGTCTGAGACTGCTGGAGCTAGAAGAGGAGCTGGCATTGAGTCTGGTTGGGAGTCCCAAGTGGAGGACAA GTTATACTCCAGTGTTAAAGTTGAGCCAAGACATGCAGCGGATCATCAAACAACCTTGGG GTTTACACGAAAACCAGATCAGGTCCCATACAGGCGTCTGAGTTTAGCACTGGAAACAGAACGTGAGGCCTGGGATGGGATGCTCAGGCTCCAAGAGCACAGAAGGAACATGAAGCCAAGGGACGAGTCCGAGACCTTTTCACATGCTCACAGACGAGACTATCCACCAAGGGTGGACCGGAGTATGGAAGAAAATATGATTCCTGAGGAAGTGCCCCCAGAGTCTGCTGCCAAAGACAAG AGGCCGATTATCCTGAGGGTCCCGCAGACGGAGAGCTTCAGCTCTCTGAGTGATATTCTAAGAAGAATCAACGCTCAAAAGAGCGGCAAAGAGCAGCAGAAGAGAGTGGCTAAAACTACAATCAGCAAATCCATGCTGGACCTGAGCGCAGCAGACACAGCGCAGAACACCAGC TGGTACGAAAGCTTCCCCCTAACTCCAGCCTTAGCGCTGATGAAAAAGCGAAATGATGAGATCAAATCTGGACTCCTGAGGCCCCCGAGGACCTTCTTGCCGCTGTCCAGGCCACGCAGTTCCAGTTTTGCCCTGCAGAGGGAGCGCTGGAGACCGCTCTTCAGAGAGCAGAGGAGCGACGAGGACATGTGA